Proteins encoded by one window of uncultured Cohaesibacter sp.:
- a CDS encoding AbrB family transcriptional regulator, whose translation MTRQSFALDKGALIRLLKTLALGALGSFVAYQLSFPAPYLTGPCLSVTIGCLFGMRFYIPTLLRNGCFIFIGLSMGSGVTPEVLNTIDKWPMAFVVLAAAIIIIFAACRLMLIRLWRLDTRTATLASSPGHLSFVLGLSSQTTADLPTVSIIQSMRVLALTVIVPFAVHFMGLETGGTPLRPHILTIPNLLILTAVGALCGWLFAKIRVPAAFLLGGMAISTLAHMSGIIEGQLPGWLTMLSLTVMGSIIGTRFSNVTLEQLRKAVTAGAAVTVLAAGIVIVIGLVTAPYLDIPLAQLLIAFSPGGLEAMSALAMIMQVDTTFVAAQHVFRLVLLSFLAPAVLNWDQRRHPAEAPNS comes from the coding sequence ATGACACGACAAAGTTTCGCGCTCGACAAGGGCGCATTGATCCGACTTTTGAAAACTCTGGCGCTCGGAGCACTTGGCAGCTTCGTTGCCTATCAATTGAGTTTTCCGGCCCCATACCTCACCGGCCCCTGCCTGTCGGTCACGATCGGCTGCCTCTTCGGCATGCGGTTTTACATCCCCACACTCCTGCGCAACGGCTGCTTCATCTTCATCGGCCTGTCGATGGGATCTGGCGTGACACCGGAAGTGCTGAACACGATTGACAAATGGCCCATGGCCTTTGTGGTTCTGGCCGCAGCAATCATCATCATTTTCGCGGCCTGCCGGCTGATGCTGATCCGACTGTGGCGGCTGGACACCCGAACGGCGACCCTTGCCTCCTCGCCGGGACATCTGAGTTTTGTGCTCGGCCTGTCAAGCCAGACCACCGCCGACCTGCCGACAGTTTCGATCATCCAGTCCATGCGCGTGCTGGCTCTGACTGTCATCGTGCCCTTTGCGGTGCATTTCATGGGGCTGGAGACGGGCGGCACGCCATTGCGCCCGCACATTCTCACCATCCCGAACCTTCTCATTCTCACCGCTGTCGGTGCTCTCTGCGGCTGGCTGTTCGCGAAGATCAGGGTCCCCGCCGCCTTTTTGCTCGGCGGTATGGCGATCTCAACCCTTGCTCACATGAGCGGAATTATCGAGGGCCAGCTGCCTGGCTGGCTCACCATGCTCTCCCTTACCGTGATGGGCTCGATCATCGGCACCCGCTTCTCCAATGTGACGCTCGAACAGTTGCGCAAGGCCGTAACCGCCGGTGCCGCCGTAACCGTTTTGGCAGCAGGCATCGTCATTGTGATCGGTCTTGTCACCGCTCCCTATCTCGACATTCCTCTGGCGCAATTGTTGATCGCCTTCTCTCCGGGCGGTCTGGAGGCAATGTCAGCCCTCGCCATGATCATGCAGGTCGACACCACCTTTGTTGCCGCCCAGCATGTCTTCAGGCTCGTGCTGCTGTCCTTTCTGGCCCCGGCCGTGCTCAATTGGGATCAACGCCGTCATCCGGCCGAAGCCCCCAACAGCTGA
- a CDS encoding D-2-hydroxyacid dehydrogenase family protein → MKVHILDDWFDTLRQLPCFAKLSAHDVTVWTDHCEDIDQLASRLAEAEALVLFRERTKITRALLERLPTLRLISQRGTYPHIDVEACTDNNILLCSKKPAGEPNYSAAELTFNLMQTAMRGLPREMASLKAGTWQAGVGRNLRGKTLGLYGYGRIAKALAHYAEAFGMSILWWASEEGRQRAKADGQTVATSREDFFARCDIISIHLRLSPETRGIITAKDLAAMKDRALFVNTARAGLIEEGALLAGLEVGRPLMAAIDVFDTEPLLDRQDPLLSHPNLIGTPHIGFVTEEEYELQFSDIFDQITAYANGNPIHVINETVLTPRQEP, encoded by the coding sequence ATGAAAGTGCATATTCTGGATGACTGGTTCGACACATTGCGGCAGCTCCCTTGCTTTGCAAAACTCAGCGCCCATGACGTCACCGTCTGGACAGACCATTGCGAGGATATTGACCAATTGGCCTCGCGCCTTGCGGAGGCCGAAGCGCTGGTTCTCTTCCGCGAACGCACCAAGATCACGCGCGCCCTTCTTGAGCGTCTGCCGACCCTCAGACTGATCAGCCAGCGCGGCACCTATCCGCATATCGATGTCGAGGCCTGCACGGACAATAACATCCTCCTCTGCTCGAAAAAGCCAGCCGGTGAACCCAACTATTCCGCAGCCGAACTCACCTTCAACCTGATGCAGACCGCAATGCGCGGGCTACCTCGCGAGATGGCCTCCCTGAAGGCAGGGACATGGCAGGCCGGGGTCGGACGGAATCTGCGAGGCAAGACTCTCGGCCTTTATGGCTACGGACGCATCGCCAAGGCCCTCGCCCACTATGCCGAGGCATTCGGCATGAGCATCCTCTGGTGGGCATCAGAAGAAGGCCGACAGAGAGCCAAAGCCGACGGACAGACCGTGGCCACATCCCGCGAGGATTTCTTCGCCCGTTGCGACATCATTTCCATCCACCTGCGCCTCTCCCCTGAGACACGGGGCATCATCACGGCAAAAGACCTCGCTGCCATGAAAGACCGCGCCCTTTTTGTGAACACCGCTCGAGCCGGTCTCATCGAGGAAGGGGCCTTGCTCGCAGGCCTTGAGGTTGGACGGCCCTTGATGGCCGCCATCGATGTCTTTGACACTGAGCCACTCCTTGACCGGCAAGACCCGCTACTCTCTCATCCCAATCTCATCGGTACACCTCACATCGGGTTCGTGACCGAGGAAGAATACGAATTGCAATTCAGCGACATCTTCGACCAGATCACTGCCTATGCGAATGGCAATCCGATCCATGTGATCAACGAAACCGTACTGACACCAAGACAAGAGCCATGA
- a CDS encoding GntR family transcriptional regulator, producing the protein MRSSNLPEKLSLRIMQDIATGGLGRGDHVGTQQIADRYGVSRTPVRDALATLEERGILTRMPNRGFFVSEDARSQSLSHLQTEPEDALDDYQQLASDWLTDKLPEEITEQKLRQIYGFTKAKLSDLMARAMREGWAERKDGYGWRFRPVAKTGEAFDAIYRFRIAIEPAAMLEPDFELDRRVLAEQRDIQQRMLDMDPHHVPAESFLENGAKFHEELIALSGNPFFLVSLQRVNRMRRLMEYRTEISPERIETQCREHLELLGLLEAGEIAEASYYMRRHLGSALKRKSPLAHSWHEAGRQSREPNQGEV; encoded by the coding sequence ATGAGATCGAGCAACCTGCCCGAAAAACTGTCGCTTCGCATCATGCAGGACATCGCCACCGGCGGCCTTGGTCGTGGTGACCATGTCGGCACGCAGCAGATAGCTGATCGCTATGGTGTCTCCCGCACGCCGGTGCGGGATGCTCTCGCCACCCTCGAAGAACGGGGCATCCTGACACGCATGCCCAACAGGGGCTTTTTCGTCTCCGAAGACGCCCGATCCCAGAGCCTGTCCCATCTCCAGACCGAGCCCGAAGACGCACTCGATGACTATCAGCAGCTGGCATCGGACTGGCTGACAGACAAACTGCCCGAAGAAATCACCGAACAGAAACTACGCCAGATCTATGGCTTCACCAAAGCCAAGCTCAGTGACCTGATGGCCCGCGCGATGCGCGAAGGCTGGGCCGAACGCAAAGATGGCTATGGCTGGCGGTTTCGCCCTGTCGCCAAGACCGGCGAGGCCTTCGATGCCATCTATCGTTTTCGCATTGCCATCGAGCCGGCCGCCATGCTCGAGCCCGATTTCGAGCTAGACCGCAGAGTGCTTGCTGAACAGCGGGACATCCAGCAGCGGATGCTGGACATGGATCCGCACCATGTTCCGGCAGAAAGCTTTCTCGAGAACGGCGCCAAGTTTCATGAGGAGCTCATCGCCCTTTCGGGAAATCCTTTCTTTCTGGTTTCCCTGCAACGGGTCAATCGCATGCGACGCCTGATGGAATACCGCACCGAGATAAGCCCCGAGCGGATCGAAACCCAATGCAGGGAGCATCTCGAACTGCTGGGCCTGTTGGAAGCTGGCGAGATTGCAGAAGCCTCCTATTACATGCGTCGCCACCTCGGCAGCGCCCTCAAACGCAAATCCCCGCTTGCCCACAGCTGGCACGAAGCCGGGCGACAAAGCCGCGAACCAAATCAGGGAGAGGTCTGA